One Fontisphaera persica DNA window includes the following coding sequences:
- a CDS encoding glycoside hydrolase family 99-like domain-containing protein, with product MMPRTAMLFAAALWLHAGAGAAEKVMVEWTFAQPGQFQGWQANGHIQGAQVAQGVLSGRAVGNDPILEYQPSLNLVASPWQVIEIRLSANRDGMCQVFWSNTREGRYGGFSGAKTTDFYVVGDGAMRTYRLLPFWHREGKIVRLRLDLADGMEFALDHVRVVELDMPPVADTPHFQFDQGLAGWQAWGLGRLWLTNQTLAWQSATHGDFLWAPPVPWDASKMNYVVLQMAAAAGREGRIYFATDRQSGLHSLAFPIISDGQMRYYNVDMLAAPAWQGRILALGVAPTDAIQSPAFIRAVTGSDTPLGPPQLKTVLFALDTATPRSGKPATLKAIVHNQGGSIASNLQAHLNLPRNLRLLRPLVPLPATLAVDEEAQASWQIQADAPGLYEAALQVTAPQAEPSTASARIIVPSTPPPRRPAAYVPPPQPVRGPWDVGVYYFPGWRTASQWHPVQRFPERQPLLGWYQEGLPEIADWHIKWAVEHGITFFAYDWYWVKGSRQLEHALHDGYFKARYRQLLKFCLLWANHNPPQTHSLEDSLEVTRYWISHYFQRPEYYRLDGKPVVIIFSPHNFRSDLGVEGTRRAFAAMREECRRAGLPGLFLVACVSGPQEAAEEGYDAVTCYNWAALGLRGEEKRGPFSTLIEGYHRQWEALITQGRLPLMLPLSGGWDSRPWHGETAMVRFGRTPELFKQHLRQARAWLERPEARPRLLPAILIEAWNEWGEGSYIEPHQEHGFAYLDAIREAFTSAPAPHQDLAPVDVGLGPYDVPPEPPGRTAWTFAQDAEGWDNTMNCDAVKVEDGVLRTLTAGQDPALFGPPMQASASHWTKVSLRLRLTPTAGPPFRDHAQLFWRTKRWAESEASSLRFPVEVDGQWHDYELRVSENLRWRGIITRLRLDPANRAGVRVELEEIRLAN from the coding sequence ATGATGCCGAGGACGGCCATGCTTTTCGCCGCGGCCTTGTGGCTCCATGCGGGCGCAGGCGCCGCCGAAAAGGTCATGGTGGAATGGACCTTCGCGCAGCCCGGCCAATTCCAAGGCTGGCAGGCCAATGGCCACATCCAGGGCGCGCAAGTGGCCCAGGGGGTCCTCTCCGGGCGGGCCGTGGGTAACGACCCAATTCTCGAATACCAGCCTTCCCTCAACCTTGTTGCCTCCCCCTGGCAGGTGATTGAAATCCGCCTGTCGGCCAACCGAGATGGCATGTGCCAGGTTTTTTGGAGCAATACTCGTGAGGGGCGTTATGGGGGATTTTCCGGCGCTAAAACCACGGATTTTTATGTGGTGGGCGATGGCGCCATGCGCACCTACCGCCTGCTACCCTTCTGGCACCGGGAGGGCAAAATCGTCCGCCTGCGCTTGGACCTGGCCGACGGCATGGAGTTTGCCTTGGACCACGTGCGCGTGGTGGAATTGGACATGCCCCCCGTGGCGGACACGCCTCATTTCCAATTTGACCAAGGTTTGGCCGGCTGGCAGGCGTGGGGCCTCGGCCGTTTATGGCTCACCAATCAAACCCTCGCCTGGCAAAGCGCGACCCACGGCGATTTTCTTTGGGCGCCACCTGTGCCATGGGACGCCTCCAAGATGAATTATGTTGTGCTGCAAATGGCGGCCGCCGCCGGCCGCGAAGGCCGCATTTACTTTGCCACGGACCGCCAAAGCGGGCTGCATTCCCTCGCCTTTCCCATCATCAGCGATGGGCAGATGCGGTATTACAACGTGGACATGCTGGCCGCTCCGGCGTGGCAGGGACGCATCCTCGCGCTAGGAGTAGCCCCCACGGATGCCATTCAAAGTCCGGCCTTTATTCGTGCCGTCACGGGCAGCGACACCCCCTTGGGCCCGCCACAACTCAAAACAGTCCTGTTCGCGCTGGACACTGCCACTCCGCGAAGCGGCAAACCTGCGACGTTAAAAGCGATTGTGCATAACCAAGGCGGGTCCATCGCCAGCAACCTCCAAGCTCACCTCAACCTTCCGCGCAATCTGCGTCTGCTGCGGCCACTTGTCCCCCTGCCCGCCACCCTGGCCGTGGATGAGGAGGCCCAGGCAAGCTGGCAAATTCAAGCGGACGCCCCCGGACTTTACGAAGCCGCCCTCCAAGTGACCGCCCCTCAGGCGGAGCCAAGCACCGCCAGCGCCAGAATTATTGTGCCCTCCACGCCTCCCCCTCGGCGTCCGGCTGCGTATGTGCCTCCGCCTCAACCTGTGCGCGGCCCCTGGGATGTAGGGGTCTATTATTTTCCGGGCTGGCGCACTGCCAGCCAGTGGCACCCCGTGCAACGTTTCCCGGAACGGCAGCCTTTGCTTGGATGGTATCAGGAGGGCCTGCCGGAGATCGCCGATTGGCACATCAAATGGGCGGTGGAGCATGGCATTACCTTTTTTGCGTATGACTGGTACTGGGTGAAGGGCAGCCGCCAGCTCGAGCACGCCCTGCATGACGGCTATTTCAAGGCCCGCTACCGGCAACTGCTCAAGTTCTGCCTGCTGTGGGCCAATCACAATCCGCCCCAAACCCATTCGCTGGAAGATTCCCTTGAGGTCACTCGTTACTGGATTAGCCATTATTTTCAACGTCCAGAATATTACCGCCTCGATGGCAAGCCGGTGGTCATCATCTTCAGTCCGCATAATTTCCGCAGTGACCTGGGCGTCGAAGGCACCCGCCGCGCCTTTGCCGCCATGCGCGAGGAATGCCGGCGCGCCGGGCTGCCGGGGTTGTTTCTGGTCGCCTGTGTCAGCGGCCCTCAAGAAGCGGCGGAAGAGGGGTATGACGCCGTCACCTGCTATAACTGGGCAGCGCTGGGTCTGCGGGGGGAGGAAAAACGCGGGCCGTTTTCCACTTTGATTGAAGGCTACCATCGGCAATGGGAAGCCCTCATTACCCAGGGCCGCCTGCCGCTTATGCTGCCCTTGAGCGGAGGCTGGGACAGCCGGCCGTGGCACGGGGAAACCGCCATGGTCCGCTTCGGACGCACCCCCGAGCTTTTCAAGCAACATTTGCGTCAGGCCCGAGCCTGGCTGGAACGGCCAGAAGCACGCCCGCGGCTGTTGCCCGCTATTTTGATTGAAGCCTGGAATGAGTGGGGCGAAGGCTCGTATATCGAGCCGCATCAGGAGCACGGGTTTGCCTACCTGGATGCCATTCGTGAAGCCTTCACCTCCGCGCCCGCCCCACACCAGGACCTGGCCCCGGTGGACGTGGGACTTGGCCCCTACGATGTGCCGCCGGAACCACCAGGCCGCACGGCGTGGACTTTTGCGCAAGACGCGGAGGGGTGGGACAACACCATGAACTGCGACGCCGTCAAGGTGGAGGACGGGGTATTGCGCACGTTAACCGCCGGCCAGGACCCGGCGCTCTTTGGTCCGCCGATGCAGGCCTCCGCTTCCCACTGGACCAAAGTATCGTTGCGCCTGCGGTTGACCCCCACCGCAGGGCCTCCTTTTCGCGACCACGCCCAGCTTTTCTGGCGCACCAAACGCTGGGCAGAAAGTGAAGCCAGCAGTTTGCGCTTTCCCGTGGAGGTGGACGGGCAATGGCACGACTACGAGTTGCGGGTGTCGGAAAACCTCCGCTGGCGCGGCATCATCACACGCCTGCGGCTGGACCCCGCCAACCGGGCCGGCGTGCGGGTGGAATTGGAGGAAATCAGGCTGGCGAATTAG
- a CDS encoding mannosyltransferase family protein, which produces MLIAAKAGWFAAAFICITVLPWWEQGSWGRVTSWPLEGGPTLASHFSTWDAALYLKIAHGGYLAGTGICAFYPLWPGLIRLGSLFTGGDLFWSGLILANLFSLLGLVQFYRLVGEQHGTSAARWALALLLVFPGAIFLHLIYTEPLFLWLSVSCLRHLLRQQYLPAGLYAYFMPLTRAVGVFVLLVFFLQLWRSRRGWREYAYLLLPLGGYLSYFGVMWYFTGNALEGFAAQKHYPNQPSIDNLLNVGQAIRGLLNIGEFHGGLNSAVDRLHYVLFAQALVLVWRMDERYFAYALLVGGVPGLTHIYWSYPRLMMMAFPMFIALAVYLREGLARWVLWYLVALMGTLQLYFTALYVHNRWAS; this is translated from the coding sequence GTGCTTATCGCTGCTAAGGCTGGCTGGTTTGCGGCGGCCTTTATTTGCATTACCGTTTTGCCATGGTGGGAGCAGGGCAGTTGGGGGCGTGTGACAAGCTGGCCGTTGGAGGGGGGGCCGACGTTGGCCAGCCATTTTTCCACGTGGGATGCGGCGCTATATCTGAAGATTGCGCATGGCGGCTATCTTGCCGGCACAGGAATTTGCGCCTTCTATCCCCTCTGGCCGGGGCTTATACGACTGGGTTCTCTATTCACAGGCGGTGACCTGTTTTGGTCAGGCCTCATCTTGGCCAACCTGTTTTCCCTTTTGGGGCTGGTGCAGTTTTACCGGTTGGTCGGGGAACAACACGGAACGTCTGCCGCCCGCTGGGCCCTGGCGCTTCTCCTCGTCTTCCCCGGCGCCATTTTCCTTCATCTCATCTACACCGAGCCGCTGTTTTTATGGTTGTCGGTCAGTTGCCTGCGGCACTTGCTCCGGCAGCAATACCTGCCGGCAGGACTGTATGCCTATTTCATGCCGCTGACGCGGGCGGTGGGGGTGTTTGTGTTGCTGGTATTTTTCCTGCAACTGTGGCGGAGCCGGCGGGGCTGGCGGGAGTATGCCTATCTGCTGCTGCCGCTGGGGGGGTACCTGAGTTACTTTGGGGTGATGTGGTATTTTACGGGGAACGCGCTGGAGGGATTTGCGGCCCAAAAGCACTATCCCAACCAGCCGAGCATTGACAACCTGCTGAACGTGGGGCAGGCGATTCGGGGGCTGCTGAACATCGGCGAGTTTCACGGGGGCCTGAACTCGGCCGTGGACCGGTTGCATTACGTGCTGTTTGCGCAGGCGCTGGTGCTGGTGTGGCGGATGGACGAACGGTATTTTGCGTATGCGCTGCTGGTGGGTGGCGTGCCTGGGCTGACACACATCTACTGGTCGTATCCGCGGCTGATGATGATGGCCTTTCCGATGTTCATCGCGCTGGCGGTGTATTTGCGGGAGGGACTGGCGCGGTGGGTTTTGTGGTATTTGGTGGCGCTGATGGGGACGTTGCAGTTGTATTTCACGGCGTTGTACGTGCATAATCGCTGGGCGAGTTGA
- a CDS encoding glycoside hydrolase family 97 protein, whose product MASRWQVVIGLGLAWFGVLEAAAAAPANWTVSSPNEKIKVVIRLADLGKQRDYPSGRRLYYRVELNGQTVVDDSPLGLTLTDVDLSRNLAVVTALPPKSIEERYAALHGKRRERLHQARQLTLVLRGEKGRALEVDFRASNDGVAFRYRLPERMPLATAMVAAEATGFALPLDGRMWAHPADHVTVYAPAYETYYENEIPIGTPSPITNGWSYPVLFRTANARAWGLITEAALGTNYCGTRLQSQAPQGVYRLRWPAPDEGHNTGSPFPVSTLPWEMPWRVIILGDSLANIVESTLVEDLCPPSALKNTDWVKPGRVAWSWWSDPPSPQDAAKQKQFVDFAAEMGWEYVLVDANWTLMDNGSLGDVLRHAKSKEVGILLWYNSGGPHNIVTEKPRDGFTYREVRRFELEWLKKSGVKGIKVDFFQSDKQNVIQLYHQILQDAADYQILVNFHGCTLPRGWSRTYPHLLSMEAVRGAENYIFTGDFPQRAPVQNTITPFTRNVVGPMDYTPVALTEHNHKHLTTYAHELALAALFESAWVHFADKPEAYRALPAEPKQWLKDLPVAWDDTRLVAGYPGQFIVLARRKGSVWHLAGVNGQNQPREVRLEFGSWLNLAQAELLVMSDGADARTFNVQRLNWQRGQTPVVKMLPYGGLVGTLQQKP is encoded by the coding sequence ATGGCATCGCGTTGGCAAGTGGTCATCGGGTTGGGTTTGGCATGGTTCGGAGTGCTGGAAGCGGCGGCGGCCGCTCCGGCAAACTGGACGGTTTCCTCCCCCAACGAAAAAATCAAGGTAGTCATCCGCCTGGCCGATTTGGGCAAACAACGGGATTATCCCTCCGGCCGCCGTCTCTATTACCGCGTGGAATTGAACGGGCAAACTGTGGTGGATGATTCCCCACTTGGCCTGACCCTCACCGATGTGGATTTAAGCCGCAACCTGGCCGTGGTCACGGCCCTGCCGCCCAAGTCCATTGAGGAGCGCTACGCTGCCTTGCACGGCAAACGCCGTGAGCGTCTGCATCAGGCCCGGCAATTAACGCTGGTTTTGCGCGGAGAAAAAGGACGTGCCTTGGAGGTGGATTTTCGGGCAAGCAATGACGGGGTGGCCTTTCGCTATCGGCTGCCCGAGCGCATGCCCCTGGCCACCGCGATGGTAGCCGCTGAAGCCACCGGGTTTGCCCTGCCCTTGGATGGCCGGATGTGGGCGCACCCCGCCGATCACGTCACCGTCTATGCGCCCGCCTACGAAACTTACTACGAGAATGAAATCCCCATTGGCACGCCATCACCCATCACCAACGGCTGGTCCTACCCCGTGCTCTTTCGCACCGCCAATGCGCGCGCCTGGGGATTAATCACCGAGGCTGCCCTGGGCACCAATTACTGCGGCACACGCCTGCAAAGCCAGGCGCCCCAAGGCGTTTATCGGCTGCGCTGGCCAGCCCCCGATGAAGGCCATAATACGGGCAGCCCATTCCCGGTTTCGACGCTTCCCTGGGAAATGCCGTGGCGCGTTATTATTTTGGGAGACTCGCTGGCCAACATCGTGGAGTCCACCCTGGTGGAGGACCTTTGCCCGCCAAGCGCGCTTAAAAACACGGATTGGGTCAAGCCGGGCCGGGTGGCCTGGAGCTGGTGGTCGGACCCGCCCAGTCCACAAGATGCCGCCAAACAGAAACAGTTTGTGGACTTCGCCGCAGAAATGGGTTGGGAATACGTGCTGGTGGACGCCAACTGGACGCTCATGGACAATGGCAGTTTGGGCGACGTCCTGCGCCACGCCAAAAGCAAAGAGGTGGGCATCCTGCTCTGGTACAACTCGGGGGGACCGCACAACATCGTCACCGAGAAACCGCGTGATGGCTTCACCTATCGCGAAGTCCGCCGCTTCGAGCTGGAGTGGCTTAAGAAATCGGGGGTCAAGGGCATCAAGGTGGACTTCTTCCAAAGTGACAAACAAAACGTCATTCAACTCTATCACCAGATTTTGCAGGACGCCGCCGATTATCAAATCCTGGTCAACTTCCACGGCTGCACCCTGCCCCGCGGGTGGTCACGCACCTATCCCCACCTGCTCTCCATGGAGGCGGTGCGAGGTGCGGAAAACTACATTTTCACCGGCGATTTTCCGCAGCGCGCTCCCGTGCAAAACACCATCACTCCGTTCACGCGGAATGTGGTGGGACCGATGGACTATACCCCGGTGGCACTCACGGAGCACAATCATAAACACTTGACCACTTACGCCCACGAGCTGGCACTCGCCGCGTTGTTTGAATCGGCGTGGGTGCACTTTGCCGACAAACCGGAGGCCTATCGCGCCCTGCCCGCCGAACCCAAACAATGGCTGAAAGACCTCCCCGTGGCGTGGGATGACACACGTTTGGTGGCGGGTTATCCCGGCCAGTTTATCGTGCTGGCCCGGCGCAAAGGGTCAGTATGGCACCTGGCGGGCGTGAATGGACAAAACCAGCCTCGCGAAGTGCGTCTAGAATTCGGCTCCTGGCTGAATCTGGCGCAGGCCGAATTGCTGGTCATGAGCGACGGCGCCGACGCGCGCACCTTTAACGTGCAGCGCTTGAACTGGCAACGCGGCCAGACGCCCGTCGTTAAGATGCTGCCCTATGGCGGCCTGGTGGGGACGTTGCAGCAAAAGCCATGA
- a CDS encoding class I SAM-dependent methyltransferase: protein MESKVSLPDAPRHPLNTLWWNRCRYTFWAPTYDSLVTVFNRARHRAFELLALQPGERLLIAGAGTGLDLPFIPAGVRVTAVDLTPAMLKRLQARAEKLGLPVDARVMNIQDLEFADASFDAVVLHLVVAVVPDPIRCLREAERVLKPGGRISLMDKFLPPKGWVRHFLQLTNPILGLFSSEANRELAPIVAATRLVKVHEEPAVGRGWFRLVMLRKPER, encoded by the coding sequence ATGGAATCCAAGGTATCACTCCCTGACGCTCCGAGACATCCTCTGAACACGCTCTGGTGGAACCGGTGCCGTTACACCTTTTGGGCGCCCACGTATGACTCATTGGTCACGGTTTTCAATCGGGCGCGGCATCGGGCTTTTGAATTGCTGGCTCTCCAGCCAGGAGAGCGCCTGCTGATTGCCGGGGCGGGAACGGGCCTGGATTTGCCCTTCATTCCGGCGGGCGTGCGGGTCACGGCGGTGGATTTAACCCCTGCCATGCTCAAACGTCTGCAAGCCAGAGCCGAAAAGTTGGGTTTGCCCGTGGATGCGCGAGTCATGAATATCCAAGACTTGGAGTTTGCGGATGCCAGCTTCGATGCCGTGGTTTTGCATCTGGTCGTGGCAGTGGTGCCAGACCCGATTCGTTGTTTGCGCGAGGCGGAGCGCGTGCTTAAACCGGGCGGCCGCATTTCCCTCATGGACAAGTTTCTTCCACCCAAGGGTTGGGTGCGGCATTTTTTGCAACTGACCAATCCCATCCTGGGCTTGTTTTCCAGCGAGGCCAACCGCGAGCTGGCTCCGATTGTTGCCGCCACCCGACTGGTCAAGGTGCACGAAGAGCCGGCCGTGGGACGCGGCTGGTTTCGACTGGTGATGTTGCGCAAGCCTGAGCGCTAA
- a CDS encoding glycosyltransferase family 87 protein, whose protein sequence is MNEQGSPDKVAVDESPQALLSRWAAGRVVVEVMSDPRRFWIFFLVGFLSLVVVAELFRGLRHNPHADVQLYQKVALNTLDGRLPYRDYVLEYPPYAVPFFLVTALRSSERGHLAAFSAQMLLVDWLVKGLLLWMVFRWWREQGAAAPPDEGPAAAVYAPPARMFLPLVVFCLCTAPNHYFYLQRYDLIPAALCLGVLLAWWRQRHGLAGVLLMVAIGAKLYPVVWVPPLLVLAWRTGRLRPFVLGLAAGAAPLVLMGLVAPWWRFLDFHAERGLQVESLFASVIWLGKHLGLWAAEYKWIKSWLEVKGPMAERLFPLAWAVFVLATVAGVAAACWRLYRAKEGLSLPELARVLLLPLLAFVAFNIILSPQYMIWLSVVVAVAALGQWTRPLLWITVAAFITPIIFPGYHYSTGESLVEALVLVIRNGLLVLAAVKLFRQMRSTP, encoded by the coding sequence ATGAACGAGCAAGGATCACCAGACAAAGTGGCAGTGGATGAATCTCCGCAAGCATTGTTGTCGCGTTGGGCGGCGGGGCGAGTGGTGGTGGAGGTGATGTCGGACCCGCGGCGTTTTTGGATATTTTTTTTGGTGGGCTTTTTGAGCTTGGTGGTGGTGGCGGAGTTGTTTCGCGGATTACGGCATAATCCGCATGCGGACGTTCAATTATACCAAAAGGTGGCACTGAATACCTTGGACGGGCGATTGCCTTACCGCGATTATGTGCTGGAGTACCCGCCTTATGCCGTGCCGTTTTTTCTGGTGACGGCGTTGCGGTCCAGCGAGCGCGGTCATTTGGCCGCGTTCTCAGCGCAAATGCTGTTGGTGGACTGGCTGGTGAAGGGGCTGCTGCTATGGATGGTGTTCCGCTGGTGGCGGGAGCAGGGGGCCGCCGCGCCGCCGGACGAAGGGCCAGCGGCGGCCGTGTATGCGCCGCCGGCGCGGATGTTTCTGCCGCTGGTGGTCTTTTGCCTGTGCACGGCGCCGAATCACTATTTTTATTTGCAACGGTATGACCTGATCCCGGCGGCGTTATGTTTGGGGGTGTTGCTGGCGTGGTGGCGGCAGCGGCATGGGCTGGCGGGCGTGTTGTTGATGGTGGCTATCGGCGCAAAGCTGTATCCGGTGGTGTGGGTGCCGCCGTTGCTGGTATTGGCGTGGCGGACCGGGCGGCTCAGGCCGTTTGTCCTTGGCCTGGCGGCCGGCGCGGCACCGCTGGTGCTCATGGGGCTGGTGGCGCCGTGGTGGCGGTTTTTGGATTTTCATGCCGAACGCGGCCTGCAAGTGGAGAGTTTGTTTGCGTCGGTTATTTGGCTGGGGAAGCATCTGGGATTATGGGCTGCGGAATATAAATGGATCAAGTCATGGTTGGAGGTGAAGGGGCCGATGGCCGAGCGGTTGTTCCCGCTGGCATGGGCGGTGTTTGTGCTGGCGACGGTGGCGGGAGTGGCGGCAGCCTGCTGGCGTCTGTATCGGGCCAAAGAAGGATTGAGCCTGCCGGAGCTGGCGCGAGTGCTGCTACTGCCCCTGCTGGCATTTGTGGCCTTCAACATCATCCTAAGCCCGCAGTACATGATTTGGCTGTCGGTGGTGGTGGCGGTGGCGGCTCTGGGGCAGTGGACGCGGCCGCTGTTGTGGATTACGGTGGCGGCGTTCATCACGCCCATCATTTTTCCGGGTTACCATTACAGCACGGGCGAGTCGCTGGTGGAGGCGTTGGTGCTGGTGATACGCAACGGACTGCTGGTACTCGCCGCAGTGAAACTTTTCCGGCAAATGCGTTCCACGCCATGA
- a CDS encoding type II secretion system protein: MKLRHPMALRQGFTLVELLVVVGIIAVLAALLMPALGAAKRRAVTVRCLNNLRQLQAAWQMYEVDHHELPPNNDQPGAGQSAEQPSWVAGWLRLDSERGDKRESVDTELLVGAKYRAFGSLGPYTRNPQLYKCAHDRSTVRIDGVDLPRTRTVAMNAYMNGTGVWQDTNYVTFRRSAQIPHPAGMWVFIEEREDSINDGYFAVAMAARYAIIDTPANYHDGAAVLSFADGHVDTKKWREPTTQPPLRPGMHLSGVPFYTPPTDRDMRWLVEHTSVPARP, encoded by the coding sequence ATGAAACTGAGACATCCCATGGCGCTGCGGCAGGGCTTCACGCTGGTGGAACTGCTGGTGGTGGTGGGCATCATTGCGGTGCTGGCGGCGTTGCTCATGCCGGCCCTGGGCGCCGCCAAGCGGCGGGCGGTGACGGTGCGATGTTTGAACAACCTCCGCCAGTTGCAGGCGGCCTGGCAAATGTATGAGGTCGACCACCACGAGCTGCCGCCGAATAATGATCAGCCAGGCGCGGGGCAAAGCGCGGAGCAGCCCAGTTGGGTGGCGGGGTGGCTGCGGCTGGACAGCGAGCGGGGAGACAAAAGGGAATCGGTGGATACGGAGCTGCTTGTGGGCGCAAAGTACCGCGCTTTTGGGTCGCTGGGGCCGTACACGCGGAATCCGCAGCTCTACAAATGCGCGCACGACCGCAGCACGGTGCGAATTGACGGGGTGGATTTGCCGCGCACGCGCACCGTGGCCATGAACGCCTACATGAACGGCACGGGTGTATGGCAGGACACCAACTACGTGACATTCCGAAGGTCAGCGCAAATCCCCCATCCCGCCGGCATGTGGGTGTTCATTGAAGAGCGGGAGGACTCGATCAATGACGGTTATTTCGCCGTGGCCATGGCGGCGCGGTACGCAATCATTGACACGCCGGCCAATTACCACGACGGCGCGGCGGTACTGTCCTTTGCCGATGGGCATGTGGATACAAAGAAATGGCGGGAGCCGACGACACAGCCCCCGTTGCGACCGGGGATGCACTTGAGCGGGGTGCCGTTTTACACGCCACCAACAGACCGGGACATGCGCTGGCTGGTGGAACATACCAGTGTGCCGGCGCGGCCTTAG